A window from Leuconostoc mesenteroides subsp. mesenteroides encodes these proteins:
- the menB gene encoding 1,4-dihydroxy-2-naphthoyl-CoA synthase: MTTWSAIKKYDEIIFEKNNDGKNPGKIAKITMNDVATHNAFTPGMVSEMIDAFTIARDDAHIGVIILTGAGDKAFSSGGNQKVRGNGGYVGSDGIPRLNVLDLQRLMRIIPKPIIAMVKGWSIGGGNVLQLVADLTIAADNAKFGQTGPMVGSFDAGYGSGYLARVIGHKRAKEVWFLNHFYTAEEAYQMNWINKVVPTNEVEDATIEWADELLTKSPTALRFIKAAMNADTDGLAGLQQFAGDATMLYYTSDEAKEGRDSFKEKRNPDFDQFPKFP, translated from the coding sequence ATGACAACTTGGAGTGCTATTAAGAAATACGACGAGATTATTTTTGAAAAAAATAATGATGGCAAAAATCCTGGAAAAATTGCTAAAATTACGATGAATGACGTCGCAACACATAATGCTTTTACACCAGGAATGGTATCTGAAATGATAGATGCTTTTACAATTGCACGTGATGATGCGCACATTGGTGTGATTATTTTAACTGGTGCTGGAGATAAAGCTTTTTCTTCAGGTGGAAACCAAAAAGTACGTGGTAATGGTGGGTATGTTGGATCTGATGGTATTCCTCGTTTAAATGTTTTGGACTTGCAACGACTAATGCGTATTATTCCTAAGCCAATCATTGCTATGGTCAAGGGCTGGTCTATCGGTGGTGGGAATGTATTGCAATTGGTTGCTGATTTAACTATTGCTGCAGACAACGCTAAGTTTGGCCAAACAGGACCAATGGTAGGTTCATTTGATGCTGGATATGGTTCAGGCTACTTAGCTAGAGTAATAGGGCATAAGCGTGCCAAGGAGGTATGGTTCTTGAATCATTTCTATACTGCTGAGGAAGCTTATCAAATGAACTGGATTAATAAAGTGGTGCCAACAAATGAAGTAGAAGACGCTACAATTGAATGGGCTGATGAACTATTAACTAAATCACCAACTGCCTTACGATTCATTAAAGCGGCTATGAATGCCGATACAGATGGACTTGCAGGCTTACAGCAATTTGCAGGGGATGCAACCATGCTGTACTATACATCAGATGAGGCTAAAGAAGGTCGTGACTCTTTCAAAGAAAAGCGCAATCCTGACTTTGATCAATTCCCAAAGTTCCCATAA
- the asp2 gene encoding accessory Sec system protein Asp2: protein MTISILQIGAENWAPYITDKLDWYHTSVLDLPTFLAMQRDPYVLEQTYVLLTDDYLESTLLSSQINEWPALRVIYFAHEVASDFQKILDERRAFHIEEHTPVNVEKRIVTDMDTSQHGCSTRFSAEQFVPRVPEGIHLQRQGDFSTQFEGEFGDDWQQLGTLKAGTSDFQSGRANEVWLEYNHTETAEPALLFVFYQNGEVLTQQLIAGQSLRQLTTVVPPEDYENYEILVLGKGQGTLDFYTIHQRVSRHGLGHLLPGGTWQLTKENEEVLSYFNPGDRQRPLIVSFADTRLHVDGFEMQEALNRLGTPYLLFTDARIQGGAFDIGTAEYEATIIKIIKQKMKILGLRANDLILMGASMGSYPALYYAADLNPAAIVIAKPIVNLGTFTAGSTTVRSFDYGWRLDVRRYLSGYARPDDNVAMNEKLWKHIENTNWTNIKVALFSMSEDEYDGQSLGQLLDFFAMHNAPLKHKSEEGQHAEKLDEMVDFMMTNLNLLRNTLRAESE from the coding sequence CATGCAACGAGATCCGTACGTATTGGAGCAAACTTATGTGCTACTCACAGATGATTATCTTGAAAGCACACTACTATCTAGTCAAATTAATGAATGGCCTGCATTACGAGTGATTTACTTTGCTCATGAAGTAGCTTCTGATTTTCAAAAAATTCTTGATGAGCGGCGCGCTTTTCATATCGAAGAACATACACCAGTAAATGTTGAAAAAAGAATAGTTACTGATATGGATACTAGCCAACATGGTTGTTCGACACGCTTTAGCGCCGAACAATTTGTTCCTCGTGTGCCTGAAGGGATCCATTTACAACGGCAAGGAGATTTTTCAACACAATTTGAAGGTGAATTCGGAGATGATTGGCAACAATTAGGGACATTAAAGGCTGGTACAAGCGATTTTCAAAGTGGTCGAGCAAACGAGGTATGGTTGGAATATAATCATACAGAGACAGCCGAGCCAGCCTTGTTGTTTGTGTTTTACCAAAATGGTGAAGTATTGACTCAACAGTTGATAGCCGGTCAATCACTACGCCAATTGACAACTGTAGTTCCCCCTGAAGATTACGAAAATTATGAAATTTTGGTTTTGGGTAAAGGCCAAGGAACTCTTGATTTTTACACGATTCACCAAAGAGTCTCTCGGCATGGGCTAGGGCATTTGCTACCAGGTGGAACATGGCAACTTACTAAAGAAAATGAAGAAGTGTTAAGTTATTTTAATCCTGGGGATCGTCAAAGGCCACTGATTGTCAGCTTTGCGGATACGAGGCTTCATGTCGATGGGTTTGAAATGCAAGAAGCCTTAAATCGTTTAGGAACACCCTATTTATTGTTTACAGATGCGCGTATACAGGGTGGCGCGTTTGATATTGGAACAGCAGAATATGAAGCGACCATCATTAAAATAATTAAGCAAAAAATGAAAATATTGGGACTGCGTGCCAATGACCTTATTTTGATGGGTGCCTCCATGGGGAGTTACCCTGCTTTGTACTATGCTGCTGATCTTAATCCTGCTGCCATTGTCATTGCAAAGCCGATTGTTAATTTGGGCACGTTCACTGCTGGATCAACTACTGTACGTAGTTTTGACTATGGTTGGCGGTTAGATGTACGACGTTATTTAAGTGGTTATGCGAGGCCTGATGATAATGTAGCTATGAATGAAAAATTATGGAAACATATTGAGAATACGAACTGGACAAATATCAAAGTAGCATTATTTTCCATGTCTGAAGATGAATATGATGGTCAAAGCTTAGGTCAATTATTAGATTTTTTTGCTATGCATAATGCCCCACTAAAGCATAAAAGTGAAGAAGGGCAACATGCGGAGAAACTTGATGAAATGGTTGATTTCATGATGACTAACTTAAATTTATTACGAAACACTTTACGAGCGGAGAGTGAATAA
- the asp3 gene encoding accessory Sec system protein Asp3, protein MQYQIYWTPNTELLELQGATVDFRSLNEVYYENYFLPSGEVVARWHSVYNAMNGQPVAKADLPQLSNDETYVIERHIDVSDRMFAYLVVTFFDQQYQPIATFSENTEKLLINTPSEYAFYVIDLVSAGSGHFTFHNFDIRVKKAGILRETDQEIAPQLYTYLHQPKKVTSKVLRVIFSEPEKAATDYVTQKIKTTQQAVLFVASGALKAGYYRQLALISAIKNARKQTKAHNIEFVGYGPISSYAALYYQQQIKKSVAIISEDILLSPEKSEWAIERSVDGVNYLTSSILPNTQLDLIIPHPKYERLETLTYETPTPEEYEQQLLYEAEHPKPSAFAKFFGQKSK, encoded by the coding sequence ATGCAGTATCAAATTTATTGGACACCTAATACCGAACTACTTGAGCTTCAAGGGGCAACAGTTGACTTTAGGTCGTTGAATGAAGTGTACTATGAAAATTATTTTTTGCCGAGTGGAGAAGTTGTTGCGCGATGGCATTCTGTCTATAACGCAATGAACGGACAACCAGTAGCAAAGGCAGACTTGCCTCAGTTGTCAAACGATGAGACATATGTAATAGAACGTCATATTGATGTGAGTGATCGGATGTTTGCTTATTTGGTGGTAACTTTCTTTGATCAGCAATACCAGCCAATTGCTACTTTTAGTGAAAATACTGAAAAACTGTTAATCAATACACCAAGTGAGTATGCTTTTTATGTGATTGATTTAGTTTCTGCAGGAAGCGGACATTTTACATTTCATAATTTCGATATCCGCGTAAAAAAGGCTGGTATTTTGCGAGAAACGGACCAAGAAATAGCACCACAATTATATACTTATTTACACCAACCAAAGAAAGTGACGAGTAAAGTATTACGGGTTATTTTTTCAGAGCCAGAAAAAGCAGCGACTGACTATGTTACGCAAAAAATAAAAACAACGCAGCAAGCTGTATTATTCGTTGCAAGCGGCGCACTGAAGGCAGGTTATTATCGCCAGTTAGCGTTGATATCAGCTATTAAAAATGCACGAAAACAGACTAAGGCGCACAACATTGAGTTTGTTGGTTATGGACCAATATCTAGTTACGCTGCCCTCTATTATCAGCAACAAATTAAAAAGAGTGTGGCGATTATTAGCGAAGATATTTTATTGTCTCCTGAAAAGTCGGAATGGGCAATTGAACGTAGCGTTGATGGTGTTAACTATCTTACTAGTTCGATATTGCCTAACACGCAACTTGATCTGATCATTCCACATCCAAAGTATGAGCGATTAGAGACACTGACATATGAGACGCCAACGCCTGAAGAATACGAGCAGCAATTGCTATATGAAGCTGAACACCCGAAACCTAGCGCATTCGCTAAGTTTTTTGGTCAAAAAAGCAAATGA
- a CDS encoding carbon-nitrogen family hydrolase, whose amino-acid sequence MALKIAVAQIDIVLGKPAINEQTVIEYAQQAATVGADILVYPEMWNTGYDLLNLEATADSQGQRSIKLLRTLAKKYRLNIVGGSVATAQAENNFYNTMFVFNDKGEQVSEYKKLHLFGLMNEEKFMSAGNKTNCFNLANVSSVGAICYDIRFPEWLRTMMSEGPQEILYIVAEWPIQRIKQWQLLLQARAIENQTFVVAANRVGRDNDNRFGGRSLIIDPLGNIIEQASDDKAELLVAEININDEKAIRGEIPVFNDRRPELYR is encoded by the coding sequence ATGGCCTTAAAAATTGCGGTTGCACAAATTGATATAGTATTGGGGAAACCAGCTATTAATGAGCAAACAGTAATCGAGTATGCTCAGCAGGCTGCAACAGTAGGGGCTGATATTTTAGTTTATCCTGAAATGTGGAACACAGGTTATGACCTACTTAATTTGGAGGCCACAGCTGATTCCCAAGGACAAAGAAGCATTAAGTTGTTGCGTACTCTTGCTAAAAAATATCGTCTCAACATTGTTGGTGGCTCTGTGGCAACTGCCCAAGCAGAGAACAATTTTTACAACACGATGTTTGTTTTTAATGATAAAGGCGAACAAGTAAGTGAATATAAAAAGCTCCATTTATTTGGATTAATGAATGAAGAAAAATTCATGTCAGCGGGAAACAAAACAAATTGTTTTAATTTGGCAAATGTATCGTCTGTTGGTGCCATTTGCTATGATATTCGCTTTCCAGAGTGGTTACGAACCATGATGAGTGAAGGACCACAAGAAATTTTGTATATTGTTGCTGAATGGCCGATTCAACGAATAAAACAATGGCAACTTTTGCTGCAAGCACGAGCCATTGAAAATCAAACATTTGTAGTCGCTGCAAATCGTGTTGGTCGAGATAACGACAATAGATTTGGTGGTCGTTCATTAATTATTGATCCACTAGGAAATATTATCGAACAAGCAAGTGATGACAAAGCGGAATTATTAGTAGCGGAAATTAATATTAATGATGAAAAAGCTATTCGAGGAGAAATCCCAGTGTTTAACGATCGTCGTCCAGAACTCTACAGATAA
- a CDS encoding aminotransferase class I/II-fold pyridoxal phosphate-dependent enzyme, protein MHFEESDLLKTLPKQFFATLVAKVNAKIAAGKDVINLGQGNPDQPTPSYIVKSLQAAAENPADHKYSLFRGEERFKKAIAEFYADEYGVSIDPETEVAILAGSKIGLVELPWALMNPGETLLLPDPGYPDYLSATALGRVNYESVPLKQENNFLVDYEAIPSSVAKAAKFLYLNYPNNPTGAIATSEFYQQTVRFAEENQVGIVSDFAYGAIGYDNHKPLSFLQTENSKKVGIETYTFSKTFNMAGWRVGFAVGNAEMIEAINLIQDHLFVSLFPAVQDAAIEALTNKVAREKAVADLTNLYQRRRDVFINAVREFGWEPYVPQGAFYVLMPVPKGYTSSEFADLLLEEANVAVADASGFGKEGQGYIRVGLTIGEERLAEAAKRISKLAIFSK, encoded by the coding sequence ATGCATTTTGAAGAATCCGACTTACTTAAAACACTACCGAAACAATTTTTTGCAACACTTGTGGCTAAAGTTAACGCGAAAATCGCTGCCGGAAAAGATGTGATTAATTTGGGTCAAGGAAATCCTGATCAGCCTACGCCTAGTTATATTGTTAAATCTTTACAAGCGGCTGCAGAAAATCCGGCCGATCATAAATATTCGTTATTTCGCGGTGAAGAACGCTTTAAGAAAGCCATTGCAGAATTTTATGCTGATGAGTACGGTGTTTCAATCGACCCAGAAACAGAAGTAGCTATATTAGCCGGATCGAAAATTGGTTTGGTTGAGCTGCCATGGGCATTAATGAATCCTGGGGAGACACTATTATTACCAGATCCAGGGTATCCGGATTATTTATCTGCTACAGCATTGGGACGCGTAAATTATGAATCAGTACCTTTAAAACAAGAAAATAATTTTTTGGTTGATTATGAAGCAATTCCAAGCTCAGTAGCTAAAGCAGCCAAATTTTTATACCTCAATTATCCTAATAATCCAACTGGTGCAATTGCTACTTCAGAATTCTATCAGCAGACTGTTCGTTTTGCAGAAGAAAACCAGGTTGGCATTGTATCTGATTTTGCCTATGGTGCAATTGGCTATGATAATCATAAGCCATTATCGTTTCTACAAACTGAAAACTCAAAAAAGGTTGGCATTGAAACGTATACTTTCTCAAAGACGTTCAATATGGCGGGATGGCGAGTAGGATTTGCGGTTGGAAACGCAGAAATGATTGAAGCAATTAATCTAATTCAAGATCATTTATTCGTTTCATTGTTCCCAGCAGTTCAAGATGCAGCGATTGAGGCTTTAACAAATAAAGTAGCGCGTGAAAAAGCAGTTGCAGATCTGACCAATCTTTATCAACGTCGTCGTGATGTCTTTATTAATGCGGTTCGAGAATTTGGTTGGGAACCTTATGTACCGCAGGGAGCCTTTTATGTATTGATGCCTGTACCTAAAGGGTACACATCGAGTGAGTTTGCAGATTTACTATTAGAAGAGGCTAATGTTGCCGTAGCTGATGCATCAGGATTTGGTAAAGAAGGACAAGGTTATATACGTGTCGGACTAACAATTGGTGAAGAACGGTTAGCTGAAGCTGCGAAGCGAATTAGTAAGCTAGCAATATTTTCAAAGTAA
- a CDS encoding hotdog fold thioesterase, producing MNIIELLELKTTILSADKTVVELAVTDKIMQPYGIVHGGINALLAETAASLGAKEALSDDYFPVGVDIQTHHLKPVNKGILIATAIPVNIGHSLQVWHVKITENINNQLTSIATVTLKNQQKKS from the coding sequence ATGAATATTATAGAACTTTTAGAATTAAAAACCACAATATTGTCTGCTGATAAAACTGTTGTTGAGTTAGCTGTCACTGATAAAATTATGCAACCTTATGGCATTGTTCATGGTGGTATTAACGCCTTATTAGCTGAAACAGCAGCCTCATTAGGTGCAAAAGAAGCTTTATCTGATGATTACTTTCCTGTTGGTGTCGATATTCAAACACATCATTTAAAACCAGTAAACAAGGGGATTTTGATTGCTACTGCAATCCCAGTAAATATTGGCCATTCACTCCAAGTATGGCATGTTAAAATTACCGAGAATATTAATAATCAATTAACGAGTATTGCTACCGTTACCTTAAAAAACCAACAGAAAAAGAGCTAA